Proteins from a single region of Lujinxingia litoralis:
- a CDS encoding PD40 domain-containing protein, whose product MLSSPRAGCYNPTTMDVFSPTAPPGARQIPFVRSALFALVALLLLTLVTPKANALDDPEREYFTLTTPHFYLHYDDQTEALAHRAAVAFEEAHQILTPLLDWVPRGRTHVVVSDRIDTANGFARVFGRNFITIYGMPPQADSVLGYYDDWLRVLAYHEYVHILHIDTNPGIPQLVNRVVGKQFHPNATLPRWYTEGIATYFETAHAGTGRVESPLFGMWLRTAALEDRLFTLGQSTGLPVQWPSGSAAYLYGGFFADYIARHHGQDFIKEFNHRYGRRVIPYALNRTAKQISSQTFDELWAGFTAEAQGKARARQVLTHAQGASPVSFVTRGGGRHQYPTLRPGPRPEITYYASSQRGHPAFESVVAGGLQPRQLLEAEGGAGPMAWTPDGRTLVYARSDTYRSVYAYQDLFAYDTQTGLTRRLTRGDRAREPALSPDGRLVAHVRNRGGTMELVVREFDEPEQARVLVSGLHHAPDDDAHWQQISRPIFGPEGDTLIFSWWRLDRRQRDLWEVSLSDGALRQLTDTAAHEMDPHLGPEGALYFAADVEGVFNIFAMDLHSGQAWQVSNVITGAFSPAVSPRGDFIYVSLYTAAGFEIARLPHPRTRRHPDRRATERSRARVRFPEPELDLEPAPYRAARWLAPQFLRPDAGVLRSGAGFGASIEGGDPLDRHTYTLSGGVTTAEGFDDPSAGLGLIYRYGGLPFNVSALARFQDYPRTRHRVAESRYVPFLERQYLGQLSLSYPLRVLSDRVGLSASYRAEYTTYKDRPPVVHEPGDIRPREPLLGWFNELSMGLSYSRLYRYPESISAERGISASISMGIQHPMLGHQNNALTLGWGLNAYYPNPLFERHVLALRLRGALTRSASGREGQYSIGGLRPQEIFTSVIFQEPRVGYPIRGFEPGAMRGSQYQLAKLEYRFPILDLDKGFSTLPLFFRQIKGQVFLDTGSAYNGYLSDAQILTGIGAEVQLDAILGYYASNSLRLGYARGLGPEGLSDLYLLLGASF is encoded by the coding sequence ATGCTTTCTTCGCCCCGGGCGGGGTGCTACAACCCGACCACCATGGACGTATTCTCCCCCACCGCGCCGCCCGGCGCTCGCCAGATCCCCTTCGTGCGCTCGGCCCTCTTCGCCCTGGTCGCGCTGCTCCTGCTGACCCTGGTCACCCCGAAGGCCAATGCCCTCGACGATCCGGAGCGCGAGTACTTTACGCTGACCACCCCGCACTTTTACCTGCACTACGACGACCAGACCGAAGCCCTGGCCCACCGCGCGGCGGTCGCCTTTGAAGAGGCCCACCAGATCCTGACACCACTGCTCGACTGGGTGCCCCGGGGGCGCACCCACGTGGTGGTGAGCGACCGCATCGACACGGCCAACGGCTTTGCGCGGGTGTTCGGGCGCAATTTTATCACGATCTACGGGATGCCCCCCCAGGCCGACAGCGTGCTCGGCTACTACGACGACTGGCTCCGGGTGCTCGCCTACCACGAATACGTCCACATCCTGCACATCGACACCAACCCGGGGATTCCGCAGCTGGTGAACCGGGTGGTCGGCAAGCAGTTTCACCCCAACGCCACCCTGCCCCGCTGGTACACCGAGGGGATCGCCACCTACTTTGAGACGGCCCACGCCGGCACCGGCCGGGTGGAGAGCCCGCTCTTTGGGATGTGGCTTCGCACCGCGGCGCTGGAAGACCGCCTCTTTACCCTGGGCCAGTCCACGGGATTGCCGGTGCAGTGGCCCTCGGGCAGCGCGGCCTACCTCTACGGCGGCTTCTTTGCCGATTACATCGCCCGCCATCACGGCCAGGATTTCATCAAAGAGTTCAACCACCGCTACGGCCGCCGGGTCATCCCTTACGCGCTCAACCGCACCGCGAAGCAGATCAGCTCGCAGACCTTTGATGAGCTCTGGGCCGGGTTCACCGCCGAGGCCCAGGGCAAGGCCCGCGCGCGCCAGGTGCTCACCCACGCGCAGGGCGCCTCCCCGGTGAGCTTTGTGACCCGGGGCGGCGGACGCCATCAGTACCCGACGCTGCGCCCGGGGCCGCGCCCGGAGATCACCTACTACGCCTCGTCGCAGCGCGGACATCCCGCCTTTGAGAGTGTGGTCGCCGGGGGGCTTCAGCCTCGCCAGCTCCTGGAGGCCGAGGGCGGTGCCGGCCCGATGGCCTGGACCCCCGATGGGCGCACCCTGGTGTACGCGCGCTCCGACACCTACCGCTCGGTCTACGCCTACCAGGACCTCTTCGCCTACGACACCCAGACCGGGCTCACTCGCCGGCTCACCCGCGGCGATCGCGCCCGGGAGCCGGCCCTCTCTCCCGATGGACGCCTGGTAGCCCACGTGCGCAATCGCGGCGGTACCATGGAGCTGGTGGTGCGGGAGTTCGATGAGCCGGAGCAGGCCCGGGTGCTCGTCTCGGGCCTGCATCACGCCCCGGACGACGACGCGCACTGGCAGCAGATCTCCCGGCCGATCTTCGGCCCCGAGGGCGATACGCTGATCTTTAGCTGGTGGCGCCTGGACCGCCGCCAACGCGACCTCTGGGAGGTGAGCTTAAGCGATGGCGCGCTGCGCCAGCTCACCGATACCGCCGCCCACGAGATGGATCCGCACCTGGGCCCCGAGGGGGCGCTCTACTTTGCAGCCGACGTCGAGGGCGTCTTCAACATCTTTGCCATGGACCTGCACAGCGGTCAGGCCTGGCAGGTGAGCAACGTGATCACCGGGGCCTTTTCGCCGGCGGTCAGCCCCCGGGGCGACTTTATCTACGTGAGCCTCTATACCGCCGCCGGCTTTGAGATCGCGCGCCTCCCCCACCCCCGCACCCGTCGCCACCCCGACCGCCGGGCCACCGAACGCTCCCGGGCGCGGGTGCGTTTTCCGGAGCCCGAGCTCGATCTGGAGCCCGCCCCTTACCGGGCCGCGCGTTGGCTGGCCCCACAGTTTCTGCGACCGGATGCGGGCGTGCTGCGCTCGGGCGCGGGCTTTGGCGCCTCGATCGAGGGCGGTGACCCGCTGGATCGCCACACCTACACCCTCTCCGGCGGGGTCACCACCGCCGAGGGCTTTGACGACCCCAGCGCCGGCCTGGGCCTGATCTACCGCTACGGCGGGCTCCCCTTTAACGTGAGCGCACTCGCCCGTTTTCAGGACTACCCCCGTACCCGCCACCGGGTGGCCGAGAGCCGCTACGTGCCCTTTTTGGAGCGCCAGTACCTGGGCCAGCTCTCGCTCTCGTACCCGCTGCGCGTGCTCTCGGATCGGGTGGGGCTCTCGGCCAGCTACCGCGCCGAATACACCACCTACAAGGATCGGCCCCCGGTGGTCCATGAGCCCGGTGACATCCGCCCCCGCGAGCCCCTGCTCGGGTGGTTCAACGAGCTCTCCATGGGCCTCTCCTACAGCCGACTCTACCGCTACCCGGAGTCGATCTCGGCCGAGCGCGGCATCTCGGCCAGCATCTCCATGGGCATTCAACATCCGATGCTCGGCCACCAGAACAACGCGCTGACGCTGGGCTGGGGACTGAACGCGTACTACCCCAACCCCCTCTTTGAGCGTCATGTCCTGGCGCTGCGCCTGCGCGGCGCGCTGACCCGCAGCGCCAGCGGCCGGGAGGGCCAGTACAGCATCGGCGGGTTGAGGCCCCAGGAGATCTTCACCTCGGTGATCTTTCAGGAGCCCCGGGTCGGCTATCCCATCCGCGGCTTTGAGCCCGGCGCGATGCGCGGCTCGCAATACCAGCTCGCCAAGCTGGAGTACCGCTTCCCGATCCTGGATCTCGACAAGGGCTTCTCCACCCTCCCCCTCTTCTTTCGGCAGATCAAAGGCCAGGTGTTCCTGGACACCGGCTCGGCCTACAACGGGTACCTGAGCGACGCGCAGATTCTCACGGGCATCGGGGCCGAGGTGCAGCTCGACGCGATCCTGGGCTACTACGCCAGCAACAGCCTGCGCCTGGGCTACGCCCGGGGCCTGGGGCCCGAGGGCCTCTCCGACCTCTACCTGCTCTTAGGCGCCTCCTTCTAG
- a CDS encoding metallophosphoesterase family protein: MRRELILAAATLGGLLLAVPVMGGTPVRPPGAAPVPTSGAADADTPGDAPAPASPHAQAPPAADASREQEWTVAVISDLNASYGSTEYGKEVHAAVNWLTEVARPDLVISPGDLVAGQRQGLDHGAMWQAFHQALTRPLARAHIPFAISPGNHDASGSPAFWEERVEFARQWQDRRPQVSFVDDRNYPFHYAFEMGPALFISLDATTVGPLDEAQRHWLEGILKASDDYPVKIVFGHLPLHPVAVEKAEESLGDEALEGLLRRYEVDLYVAGHHHAYYPGKRGGLGLLHSACLGSGPRTLIGDDRLSDRSVALVRFGHDGVRQVDAYRGEHFDEVVPRQELPRSVGQGSRRIWRDDVAPEMEAGEARRNGAATSLEGGA; this comes from the coding sequence ATGCGCAGAGAGCTCATTCTAGCCGCGGCCACCCTGGGGGGCCTCCTGCTCGCCGTGCCCGTGATGGGCGGCACCCCGGTGCGACCTCCGGGCGCCGCGCCGGTTCCGACCTCCGGAGCGGCCGATGCCGACACGCCCGGGGATGCGCCGGCCCCGGCCAGTCCGCACGCCCAGGCGCCCCCGGCGGCCGATGCGTCCCGAGAGCAGGAATGGACCGTGGCGGTGATCTCCGATCTCAACGCGTCCTACGGCTCGACCGAGTACGGCAAAGAAGTGCACGCCGCGGTCAACTGGCTCACAGAGGTGGCTCGCCCCGACCTGGTGATCAGCCCCGGCGATCTGGTGGCCGGACAGCGCCAGGGGCTCGATCACGGCGCGATGTGGCAGGCCTTTCATCAGGCCCTAACCCGCCCTCTGGCCCGCGCCCACATCCCCTTTGCCATCTCGCCGGGGAACCACGACGCCTCGGGATCGCCGGCGTTCTGGGAGGAGCGCGTGGAGTTTGCCCGCCAGTGGCAGGATCGCCGGCCGCAGGTCTCCTTTGTCGACGACCGCAACTACCCCTTTCATTACGCCTTTGAGATGGGCCCGGCGCTCTTTATTTCCCTCGACGCCACCACCGTGGGGCCCCTGGACGAGGCCCAGCGGCACTGGCTGGAGGGCATTCTCAAAGCGAGCGACGACTACCCGGTCAAGATCGTCTTCGGGCACCTCCCCTTGCATCCGGTGGCGGTGGAGAAGGCCGAGGAGTCGCTGGGCGATGAGGCGCTGGAAGGGCTGCTGCGACGCTACGAGGTCGATCTCTACGTGGCCGGCCATCACCACGCCTATTATCCCGGCAAACGCGGCGGGTTGGGGCTGCTGCACAGCGCGTGCCTGGGGTCGGGGCCGCGCACGCTGATTGGCGACGATCGCTTAAGCGATCGCTCCGTGGCCCTGGTGCGCTTTGGTCATGATGGCGTGCGCCAGGTCGACGCCTACCGCGGGGAGCACTTCGATGAAGTGGTGCCGCGCCAGGAGCTCCCCCGCTCGGTGGGCCAGGGCAGCAGGCGCATCTGGCGCGACGACGTGGCGCCGGAGATGGAAGCTGGCGAGGCCCGGCGCAACGGGGCCGCAACGAGCCTAGAAGGAGGCGCCTAA
- a CDS encoding alpha/beta fold hydrolase: MSTFELSDRVTLHFEAHDQHSQGPWLVLLNGMTQSTQHWMSHARALRDRYRVLLYDARGQGQSQVPAQAPTLAQHAADLAELFDHLGIQRAHLAGFSHGARVALGFANAFPERLDKLVLCSATARPTALADTIVRAWYEVLRTGGLEAMAWASLPTILGSDFLGSHQKFLSNVVKASVQRNQPEGVRLLLEGLMAFEPVAELAADLDVDALVISADQDLLVTTEGAKALADLLDGEHILVEHCGHTIPIERPEAFRDALTRFLS, translated from the coding sequence ATGAGCACCTTCGAACTCTCCGACCGCGTCACGCTCCACTTTGAAGCTCACGATCAGCACAGCCAGGGCCCCTGGCTGGTGCTCCTCAACGGCATGACCCAGTCCACCCAGCACTGGATGAGCCACGCCCGCGCGCTGCGTGATCGCTACCGGGTGCTCCTCTACGACGCCCGCGGTCAGGGCCAGAGCCAGGTCCCGGCACAGGCGCCCACCCTGGCCCAACACGCCGCAGACCTGGCCGAACTCTTCGATCACCTGGGCATCCAGCGCGCCCACCTGGCCGGCTTCAGCCACGGAGCGCGCGTGGCCCTGGGCTTTGCCAACGCCTTCCCCGAGCGCCTGGATAAGCTGGTGCTCTGCAGCGCGACAGCCCGGCCCACGGCCCTGGCCGACACGATCGTGCGGGCCTGGTACGAGGTCCTGCGTACCGGCGGTCTGGAGGCCATGGCCTGGGCCTCGCTTCCCACCATCCTGGGGAGTGACTTCCTGGGATCGCACCAGAAGTTTCTGAGCAACGTCGTCAAGGCCTCGGTCCAGCGCAACCAACCCGAGGGCGTGCGCCTGTTGCTCGAAGGGCTGATGGCCTTTGAGCCGGTGGCCGAGTTGGCTGCCGATCTCGATGTCGACGCGCTGGTCATCTCCGCCGATCAGGATCTCCTGGTCACCACCGAAGGGGCAAAAGCGCTGGCCGACCTCCTCGATGGCGAGCACATTCTGGTGGAGCACTGTGGCCACACCATCCCCATTGAGCGGCCGGAGGCATTTCGCGATGCCCTGACCCGATTTCTGAGCTAA